GCACACAGCAAAGGAGTATGTTTTCATTCTTCACTTTCAATGATTTGTGTTGTAGCTTGATATAGTTTACCGTGAGTACTTGAAAAGGTGACTTGGAAGTTATAACAGGACCAATTTCAAGTGTGTTCTTTCTTGCATTCCACTTCCATTTCCCTACCTCGCTTTTATTTTGCATAATAACATGGCCTATTTCATTTACCATAATTTGTGCTATAACTCATTGGAAGTTTTGATTTGTTATTACAGAAGTAAAAGATGCTGTTACTTCCTTAAATGCTAAGAAGACTATCAGTAAGGTACATAAAACTCCTATCCTTCATTACCATATTAACAGATTTATCTCAGATATTGCATGTATGTTGAACTTCGCACTTGCGAATTTCATTTGATTATAGGCTGACTAATCTCTAAACATTAGTCTTCTTCTCATATAAAGAAAATCCTATTGTGTACCGCACTGCTATGTATGATAAGACAACTTTTTCAATATGAACTTCTGTTAAAAGTTGTTCTGTAAACTTCTAATGACCTTTCCGAAGAAGTTGTGGTACGCTACTACTTAACTCACAACCACATCCAATATGTTAGGACTGGTTGATTTGTTGTATAGCTTTTCTGGAGGATAGCACACATCAATTACAGCCTTACAGGGCCACATGCCCTGGGACAATTTGGTCAAGTGCATTCACTGTTTTACTAATTCACTCTAAGTTTCAGTGTTTATACCAATTTAACATAGGCCTTCCCAAAAGCAATTGCTAGAATTTTTTTGGCTGTTTGCTTGGCTAGTGAGATTTACCCCTTAACTCTTGAACCTTGTATTCAACCTGCCTAGAAATTGAGCACAACCAGGTTACCAGGCCTAAATTTTGTGAACTGTGCTGCACAAAAGCTTAAGAAGCTTATTACTTTTATCTCAGTCTTTTGCTAAAATGCGGACCAAGCAGTGTGAAAAGAGGTTACGGTCAGTATTAGCTGCTCATGGCCGAGTCCAACCTGACATAACTAGCATCAGGGTCCTATTTGCCAAGGCTCTTGCAAGAAATCCATTACGAACTATGATTGATTGTTTCTAGATTGTTTTCCAATTCTGGTACTAGTAGTAGACCCTCCATCTTCAACATTAGTGTGATGGCCACAACTTAGCATCAATTTTCAGTGAGGTCAATACTATTTAGGAGAACTGCCTTTGTAATTTTAAGGGCATGATGTTAAATGCATCTTAACTCTAGTTTTTGCATCTGTCGCTAATCTGAAGCGTACTATTCTCCCTTATGTATTCTATAATTTTACAAAAAAGAAGCTATGGAGCTATTGACTATTGGCTTAAATACAACCATTACTCTATCAAAGCTAACCCTTACTCAATTCAAAGGATTAGTATTAAACAGGAAACATCCCATTTCTGATGGAAGATGTGAAATGTCGTTGCACAATTTCCACTGTTGCAGATTGCATGGGGCGTCATATAACATCAATAAGTGGTTTCGATTTGAAAGTCACAGCAGCATTAGTGCATTGCCTTATTGGTGTTGGTCAGTCTGATTCCCTTAGCGCAAACTTCCTGTATGTCCACATAATTCTGTGTGTTAATGGTGTACTGAACACATGCTTACTTGTATCTATGCACCTTAAAAATAAATAACTTCATTGCCATAAATAGAGTTTCACAGTCCTGATTTATCAATAGATGGGAACTTAAAATTAACTCAGAACCCTTTCGTTGCATGCACTGAGCTAGTTATGTGTCTccagatattttttttgtttgcacttTTCTTCCCTTTTTGTTCTTAATGCTTTATGATGCCACGTTGTCCATTATAAGTTTTAATTCTTGTGCAGAAACAGAACCAGAGTCATCGCCAGAAGAAACTGAAAGCATATGATCTCTCAGCGCTCTCCGAGTTCCTTCCCGAACCAGCTGCACCGGAGCAGAAGACCGAAGTAAAGCTGAACTGCAAGTCAAGGCAGACTTTAGTGTAATCCTCTCCTGACATCTTGCTTTCTTGCTTCAGCTATTGTCCGTTCCAGCTGTGGCTTTGAATTCTGAAACCCACTCTGCTTTGCAGGCTACGGGAAGCTGCTCATCTGAAGGCTGTACTGAACAACCCGCAGTTCCAGCTCGATCCGTTCGCCACGATCCACCAGCACCTGCTAGCAACGCAGCCACCTGCAGCTGCGAAGGACGATGCCGCCAAGCACGGGAAGAACTCCAAGgacaagaaaaggaggaggaagaagaagagcgcTTCGTCCAGCTCCCAAGCAATGGATATCTGATGCTGTAGCATTGCATTTGCAGGGATATATATGCTCGATGGTTCGGAGGCCATCTCCCCTGTTTCGTGAGTGAGAGCTGAACTTGTCGAAACTTGGTATCGATGTGCGTCAAAATTTAGTTGCGGTAGAGCTAGTATTTCTCTCTACTGAGTGAAGTTCACTGGATCGTTGAGCACCCCATCAACATTTCTGAAAACAAAATTCCTTCAAAAAACATTTCTcaaaaaagataaaggcaaCCATTTTTTAGACCAGCATTTTCTGAAAACCAGGTGACGATTTCTGAAACCATGTCCAACAACGCTGAAACTCTGGCAATAACACTTTTGGCCTCCTATTTTTACGCCGGCCAGCGCTAATCCTTGACTGCCACATGAACTGAACCAGAACGAGAACAAGATTCACCTTGCAACAACTAAATTTCCGATTATTCCTCACGGTTCAACTGCCGCGCACGCGTTAGTACAACGGATTAACATACACGATGTGTTTAGCAGTTAGTGCATAATCCGATCCTAACTTCAAAGTTGAAACCCAACCGACTTGCTTGGTGTAATAATAAGGAATTGTCCCATCTCACCGGAACTCATAGGAAATTGATTACTTAAACCAAAACCCTAACAATAAAACTTATCATCTGACGAATTAAACCCTAACAATAgaacttgcagttgcagtagCACAAATTAAACAGAGTGCCAGCATCCACATGTCCTCTCACACACCACACACGTGATACGGAATGTCCATGCCTCAATTTTTCACTTAAATAAATGGATTGATTACGCCTAGCTAATTGTTCACATTTATCTAGCTAGCTAACCAATTAATGTCTTGAGCGGCTGTCGATCAAGAGAAGAACTTGTAGGTGGAGGCGTTGACGATGATCGACCGGAGACCTCCAATGGGGGCAAATATTGTCAGGAGCACGCCGACGATGATGCAGAACTGCAGCAGGGTCAACACGAAATTTAGCATACATAAACAAGTTACCAAAATTTGCATGATGAAAAATGCTTCATGAATGAATAAGTTAAACTAGCAAAATTTTACGAAATAACAATGACTCACCCAGTTGGTGAACCAGGAGAGGCTAAACGTCTTTGGCTTCATGATCCTCAACCACAGAATGCAGGGGAGCTGTAAGATCGCAGGTTCAGTCAAATTAGTAAAAACCCAACAACTAGCATATATCCTTTTTAAGTGCGTAGAAATCTATGGTTGGaggaaagaaacagaaaataaaGGATCTCACGTAGTAGGTCGTTGGCGCTAATGCGAAACCACCGAAGAACCCTAACAATCCACCGAAGAACGGCACGGCGATGCCAAACAGAGCTGTGAAAACTGCGCGCGACAAGAGAGCAAATGAACACTAGTAATTAACCTTAAGAGGTATGCATGGAATCAGCAAAACGCAAAAGTTGAATACTTACCAACATAGAGTGAGCGTGCAATCAAACGGAGTGGCAGCCCTGGCGTGAACCGGAGCTTCTTCACCAGGAACGTCTCGAGCATGTCGAACACCGGCATGGCGTAGATCTTTGATGTATTCATGCAAAGCACATCACAAGTTCAGAACAGATCGATGTCGAACACGTAGATGTTGGGATGAGATGATTTAGGGATGACCGTACGTACCTGGTAGCCGCCGATGAcgtggacgacgacgaagaTGTTGGCCATGGCGATGAGCCACCGTGGCTTCTCGAGGGTGATGAGGATGTTGTCGTCGACGGCGTTGCCGAAGACGTAGTAGCCGACGAAGGCGACGGGGAGGTAGCAGATGGCGACAACGAAGTAGGCGAGGACGACGCCCTGCCACATGGGCTTCTTGGACGGCTTGTCCGGCGTCGACGGGATCGTGGCCTGGATCTCCAGCACCACGTTGTGACCCGCGTAGGCGAACGCCACGTCCCCCAGCGCGTTGAGGAAGTTGAACGTCTgccccgtcgccgtcgacgccgaTTTGCCGTAGTCCACGTCCGGCACCCTCCCCTTGTGCGCCGACGCCGCCCACGCGATCGTCGAGTAGCTGCAAGCATTCATTGTCGTCATTATCCATCATGCATGAAGATCCAGCATTACTTCGGATAATGATCCCATGAGATCGAAAACAAGTGCGAAAGAACTCACCTGAGGgacatgacggcggcggcgagggagacgaGGGTGATGGAGTTGAAGTTTGGGagctgggagaggaggaggtggatgGCGGCGAAGATCATGATCCAGGAGCTGGTCCGTAGCGGCTTGCAGTCGGGGCAGGCCATGGTGTAGCACTTCTCGAAGGACTTGCCGCCGGTGACCATGTAGACGATGCAGGTGCCGACCTCGACGATGAGCTGCTGGGGCACGACGATCCAGAGGCCCAGCTTCTCGCCGAAGGCGTGCTGGCCCAGCTCGTGGTAGCGGTCGAAGCGCTTGCCGGGGACGCACTCGTGCATCTCCACCATCTGCCACAGCGTGTACAGGGTGATGATCCACGACAGGAGCATCGCCACCACGCCGGGGCCCCTGCACTCATTCCCGTCGGTTTCGGATCAATCAAGAACAAGGAACAATTACGCAGCATCTGGAAACAGTAATCATGCATTGACGACGAAGGAACGAGGCGTACCATCCGAGCTCGGACATAGCGTAGGGCAGGCTGAGGACTCCGGCGCCGACCATGGCGGTGACGTTGTGGAAGGCGGAGTACCACCACTTGGCTTTGCGGGAGGAGGTGATGGGAAGCCAGTCGTCGATGGCCTGCTCCTTCTCCGTCGACATGGCCGAGGGCGCCATCGATCCGATCACGGACGACGACGAACTCGTCGAGCAGCAGGCGTACTAGTCACGGAGGGTGGAATGGGATCTGGGGCAAGTAGTTGGAAGAGGGAGATGCGTGTTGGTAGATATAGGCTACGGCGGGTGGCGCAGGGATC
This sequence is a window from Setaria italica strain Yugu1 chromosome III, Setaria_italica_v2.0, whole genome shotgun sequence. Protein-coding genes within it:
- the LOC101772649 gene encoding putative ribosome biogenesis protein slx9-like isoform X1 encodes the protein MTGSSKKSELKSKQKLEKKLSFYTKVKDAVTSLNAKKTISKKQNQSHRQKKLKAYDLSALSEFLPEPAAPEQKTEVKLNCKSRQTLVLREAAHLKAVLNNPQFQLDPFATIHQHLLATQPPAAAKDDAAKHGKNSKDKKRRRKKKSASSSSQAMDI
- the LOC101772649 gene encoding putative ribosome biogenesis protein slx9-like isoform X2, with the translated sequence MTGSSKKSELKSKQKLEKKLSFYTKVKDAVTSLNAKKTISKNQSHRQKKLKAYDLSALSEFLPEPAAPEQKTEVKLNCKSRQTLVLREAAHLKAVLNNPQFQLDPFATIHQHLLATQPPAAAKDDAAKHGKNSKDKKRRRKKKSASSSSQAMDI
- the LOC101773053 gene encoding lysine histidine transporter 2-like, whose product is MAPSAMSTEKEQAIDDWLPITSSRKAKWWYSAFHNVTAMVGAGVLSLPYAMSELGWGPGVVAMLLSWIITLYTLWQMVEMHECVPGKRFDRYHELGQHAFGEKLGLWIVVPQQLIVEVGTCIVYMVTGGKSFEKCYTMACPDCKPLRTSSWIMIFAAIHLLLSQLPNFNSITLVSLAAAVMSLSYSTIAWAASAHKGRVPDVDYGKSASTATGQTFNFLNALGDVAFAYAGHNVVLEIQATIPSTPDKPSKKPMWQGVVLAYFVVAICYLPVAFVGYYVFGNAVDDNILITLEKPRWLIAMANIFVVVHVIGGYQIYAMPVFDMLETFLVKKLRFTPGLPLRLIARSLYVVFTALFGIAVPFFGGLLGFFGGFALAPTTYYLPCILWLRIMKPKTFSLSWFTNWFCIIVGVLLTIFAPIGGLRSIIVNASTYKFFS